Proteins encoded in a region of the Pseudomonas sp. PDNC002 genome:
- a CDS encoding MarR family transcriptional regulator: MKDVLSLPAELQLDNQLCFRLYAVSRAVIRGYRPMLDALGLTYPQYLAMLVLWEWHAEPPEQPSVKALGERLMLDSGTLTPLLKRLEQLGLVVRRRARHDEREVHLGLTVEGAALREKVLPLREELLCRSGIDLSVTEGMREQLDSLLLQLTKLDA; encoded by the coding sequence ATGAAGGATGTGCTCTCGCTGCCGGCGGAGCTGCAGCTGGACAACCAGCTGTGCTTCCGCTTGTACGCCGTCTCCCGTGCGGTGATCCGCGGCTACCGGCCGATGCTCGACGCCCTCGGCCTGACCTACCCGCAGTACCTGGCCATGCTGGTGCTCTGGGAGTGGCACGCCGAACCGCCGGAACAGCCCTCGGTGAAGGCCCTGGGCGAGCGGCTGATGCTCGATTCCGGCACCCTCACGCCGCTGCTCAAGCGCTTGGAGCAACTGGGTCTGGTGGTACGTCGGCGGGCTCGTCACGACGAGCGCGAAGTGCACCTGGGTCTGACGGTGGAGGGTGCGGCATTGCGCGAGAAGGTCCTGCCGCTGCGCGAGGAATTGCTCTGCCGCAGTGGCATTGACCTGAGCGTCACCGAGGGTATGCGCGAACAGCTCGACAGCCTGCTGCTGCAACTGACGAAACTGGACGCCTGA
- a CDS encoding glutathione peroxidase codes for MSDALLNIPVTTIKGEQKTLADFGGKALLVVNTASQCGFTPQYKGLEALWRQYKDKGLVVLGFPCNQFGKQEPGNEGEITQFCELNFGVSFPLFKKIDVNGAEAHPLYVQLKKRAPGLLGSQGIKWNFTKFLIGQDGKLVKRFAPTTKPEQLSAEIEALL; via the coding sequence ATGAGCGATGCACTGCTGAACATTCCCGTGACCACCATCAAGGGCGAACAGAAAACCCTCGCCGATTTCGGCGGCAAGGCGTTGCTGGTGGTGAACACCGCCAGCCAGTGCGGCTTCACTCCGCAGTACAAGGGGCTGGAGGCGCTGTGGCGGCAGTACAAGGACAAGGGCCTGGTGGTGCTCGGCTTCCCCTGCAACCAGTTCGGCAAGCAGGAGCCGGGCAACGAAGGGGAGATCACCCAGTTCTGTGAGCTGAACTTCGGCGTGAGCTTCCCGCTGTTCAAGAAGATCGATGTCAACGGCGCCGAGGCCCACCCGCTCTATGTGCAGTTGAAGAAGCGTGCGCCGGGCCTGCTGGGCAGCCAGGGCATCAAGTGGAACTTCACCAAGTTCCTGATCGGCCAGGACGGCAAGCTGGTCAAGCGGTTCGCCCCGACCACCAAGCCCGAGCAACTGTCCGCCGAGATCGAAGCGCTGCTGTGA